Proteins found in one Alicyclobacillus cycloheptanicus genomic segment:
- the queC gene encoding 7-cyano-7-deazaguanine synthase QueC: MGIAKDRGYELYPLTFDYGQRHSVEVAHARRVAAFYHATVHQVVKMDFLRQIGGSALTDDNVEVPTTGVGEDIPVTYVPGRNLLFLSMAGSYAEVIGANAIFIGVNALDYSGYPDCRPEFIAAVQEAIRVGTKAGVDGHPITIEAPLMHWTKAEIIREGMRLGVPYELTTSCYQGGEEACGKCDSCRLRLKGFAEAGYTDPIPYRK; encoded by the coding sequence CATTTGACTATGGACAGCGCCACAGTGTCGAGGTGGCGCACGCCAGGCGGGTCGCCGCGTTTTACCATGCAACGGTGCATCAGGTGGTGAAGATGGACTTCTTGCGGCAAATCGGCGGCAGCGCATTGACGGACGACAACGTGGAGGTGCCGACCACGGGGGTCGGGGAAGACATTCCGGTGACCTATGTGCCCGGACGCAACCTCCTGTTTCTGTCGATGGCGGGCAGCTACGCCGAAGTGATTGGCGCAAACGCGATTTTCATCGGCGTCAACGCACTGGACTACAGCGGCTACCCGGACTGTCGGCCGGAGTTTATTGCCGCCGTACAGGAAGCCATTCGCGTGGGCACGAAGGCGGGGGTGGACGGTCACCCCATCACCATTGAGGCGCCGCTGATGCACTGGACGAAGGCAGAAATCATCCGCGAAGGGATGCGGCTTGGGGTTCCGTACGAACTTACGACCTCCTGCTACCAAGGCGGCGAAGAAGCCTGCGGCAAGTGTGACAGCTGCCGGCTGCGCTTAAAGGGCTTCGCGGAGGCGGGGTATACGGACCCGATTCCATACCGCAAGTAA